The Sulfitobacter sp. S223 genome has a window encoding:
- a CDS encoding MarC family protein, protein MMIDTAYMITAFVTLLVVIDPVAIAPIFLALTPNMTPKQRSNIALRAVLVAGLVLALFAFFGKAVLDFIGISMAAFRVAGGILLFLTAMDMLFERRTKRREDSSEADETEHHDPSVFPIAIPLVAGPGAIASVILLVGEKPGGEGLVTILGITTVILMIMYVMLRLSSRLEKAMGKVVINVITRVLGMLLAALSVQFVLDGLAEYGFVTALG, encoded by the coding sequence ATGATGATCGATACCGCCTATATGATCACCGCGTTTGTGACATTGTTGGTGGTAATCGATCCTGTTGCTATTGCGCCTATCTTTCTTGCGCTGACTCCGAACATGACGCCCAAACAGCGCTCCAACATCGCGCTGCGGGCGGTGCTGGTGGCTGGCTTGGTGCTGGCGCTTTTTGCATTTTTCGGGAAGGCCGTTCTGGATTTCATCGGTATCTCCATGGCCGCCTTCCGTGTTGCCGGTGGGATTTTGCTGTTTCTCACCGCTATGGACATGCTGTTTGAACGGCGCACGAAACGGCGCGAAGACAGCTCGGAAGCCGACGAGACAGAGCATCACGATCCGTCCGTCTTTCCCATCGCAATCCCGCTTGTGGCAGGCCCCGGCGCCATCGCCTCTGTGATCCTGCTGGTGGGCGAAAAGCCAGGTGGTGAAGGGTTGGTTACCATCCTTGGTATCACCACCGTCATCCTGATGATCATGTATGTGATGTTGCGTCTGTCCAGCAGGCTGGAGAAAGCCATGGGCAAGGTCGTCATCAATGTCATCACACGCGTACTGGGCATGCTGCTTGCTGCGCTGTCGGTTCAGTTTGTTCTTGATGGTCTTGCCGAATACGGATTTGTCACCGCGCTTGGATAA
- a CDS encoding DNA polymerase III subunit chi — translation MSVAMFYQLREKTLVDTLRMLVDKSLSAGWRVAVRGTQRNGLEALDAALWLGPEDSFLPHGLEGGTHDALQPVLLGTGTAPVNAPQCLMAVHAADVSADDVAAMERVCILFDGYDDVQLGHARSQWKALTAAGVKAQYWAEEDGRWQKKAEA, via the coding sequence ATGAGCGTGGCAATGTTCTATCAGCTCCGAGAGAAAACACTGGTGGATACGCTGCGCATGTTGGTGGACAAATCCCTGTCTGCGGGCTGGCGTGTTGCGGTGCGCGGCACCCAGCGCAACGGGCTGGAAGCGCTTGATGCTGCGCTCTGGCTTGGGCCAGAGGACAGCTTTCTGCCGCATGGTTTGGAGGGGGGCACGCATGACGCGCTGCAGCCGGTGCTTTTGGGCACCGGCACCGCTCCGGTCAATGCTCCGCAATGTCTGATGGCGGTTCATGCCGCTGATGTAAGCGCGGATGATGTCGCCGCGATGGAACGGGTTTGCATTCTGTTTGATGGCTATGATGACGTGCAATTGGGCCACGCACGCAGCCAATGGAAGGCCCTGACAGCGGCAGGCGTGAAGGCGCAGTATTGGGCCGAAGAAGACGGACGTTGGCAGAAAAAGGCAGAAGCATAA
- a CDS encoding DUF6614 family protein, with translation MNFYQCSIDLRDDSKALAFAAAVEVWMEHLKSGGVIVSWRLCRRKLGFGAPRARDFLLEVEVENLTQLDQAFRFTANGGEQVERLYTTVHQMVGEVDIALYRPFPDAERAERMALI, from the coding sequence ATGAATTTCTATCAGTGTTCAATTGATCTTCGCGACGATTCAAAGGCGTTGGCCTTTGCTGCGGCGGTAGAGGTCTGGATGGAGCATCTAAAGTCCGGCGGTGTGATCGTTTCGTGGCGACTGTGCCGCCGGAAATTGGGCTTTGGCGCGCCACGTGCGCGGGATTTTCTTCTGGAGGTCGAGGTTGAAAACCTGACACAACTGGATCAGGCATTTCGCTTTACCGCGAATGGCGGCGAACAGGTGGAGCGGCTTTATACCACTGTACACCAGATGGTAGGCGAAGTTGACATCGCCCTGTATCGTCCTTTTCCCGATGCGGAGCGCGCAGAGCGCATGGCGCTGATCTAG
- a CDS encoding TIGR02281 family clan AA aspartic protease, with amino-acid sequence MTSDDTASLIYLVLLACAVGGWFIVQNRDGMAKMLQQAMIWGFLFLGVIAAYGLWNDVQRQTMNNQMLQLGNGQIAVPRQADGHYYLSLAINGENIRFVVDTGATNMVLTRDDARRAGLEVETLNFIGTANTANGTVRTAPVRLNTVRLGDITDTDVYASVNGGAMDGSLLGMGYLEKWGRIEISGGELRLTR; translated from the coding sequence ATGACATCGGACGATACTGCCAGCCTGATCTATTTGGTGTTGCTCGCCTGTGCTGTTGGCGGGTGGTTCATTGTGCAGAACCGTGATGGCATGGCCAAGATGCTGCAACAAGCGATGATCTGGGGCTTTCTGTTTCTGGGTGTGATCGCAGCCTACGGGCTGTGGAACGACGTACAGCGGCAGACCATGAACAACCAAATGCTACAACTGGGCAACGGCCAAATCGCCGTCCCGCGGCAAGCTGACGGGCATTATTACCTCTCGCTTGCGATCAACGGTGAAAATATCCGTTTTGTGGTGGATACTGGCGCGACTAACATGGTGTTGACCCGCGATGATGCCCGCCGCGCGGGTCTGGAGGTTGAGACGCTTAATTTTATCGGCACAGCCAACACCGCCAACGGAACCGTGCGCACGGCGCCCGTGCGTTTGAATACGGTGCGTTTGGGTGACATCACCGACACGGACGTGTACGCCTCTGTGAACGGCGGCGCGATGGATGGATCGCTTCTGGGTATGGGATACCTCGAAAAATGGGGCCGTATCGAAATATCTGGCGGTGAACTGCGATTGACGCGTTGA